Proteins encoded by one window of Pseudomonas coleopterorum:
- a CDS encoding HAD-IIIA family hydrolase translates to MQADYKLLIFDWDGTLCDSIGRIVEAMHAAAAASGYSPCSDEAVKGIIGLALPEAISVLYPQLDDVQVMAMRDRYADAYMALDATPSLLYPGVREALLGFREQGYRLAVATGKARRGLDRVLKAHGWEEFFDITRAADETRGKPHPLMLEQIMSHCEVGPERSLMVGDASFDLLMARNAGMHSVAVGYGALPLDVLRQYEPQLCIESFDQLPQWLDSRRAGARGLA, encoded by the coding sequence GTGCAAGCTGATTACAAACTGCTGATTTTCGACTGGGATGGCACCCTGTGCGACTCCATCGGCCGGATCGTCGAGGCCATGCACGCCGCAGCGGCGGCATCGGGGTATTCGCCCTGCAGTGACGAGGCGGTCAAGGGCATCATCGGCCTGGCCTTGCCCGAAGCCATCAGCGTGTTGTACCCCCAGCTCGACGACGTACAGGTGATGGCTATGCGCGATCGCTATGCCGACGCCTACATGGCCCTGGACGCTACCCCTTCCTTGTTGTATCCCGGGGTCCGCGAGGCCTTGCTTGGGTTTCGCGAGCAGGGTTACCGCCTTGCGGTGGCCACCGGCAAGGCGCGCCGAGGGCTGGACCGTGTGCTCAAGGCCCACGGCTGGGAGGAATTTTTCGACATCACCCGGGCGGCCGATGAAACCCGCGGCAAACCCCATCCTCTGATGCTTGAGCAGATCATGAGCCATTGTGAGGTGGGGCCTGAGCGTTCGCTGATGGTCGGCGATGCCTCGTTCGATCTATTGATGGCCCGCAATGCCGGCATGCACAGCGTGGCAGTGGGTTATGGCGCCTTGCCGCTGGACGTGCTGCGGCAATACGAACCGCAGCTGTGTATCGAGTCGTTCGATCAACTGCCGCAGTGGTTGGACAGTCGCCGCGCCGGTGCGCGTGGCCTTGCATAA
- a CDS encoding S49 family peptidase, translating to MSDQWKAPRSEEDSAPIGDEKSWRLLEKTLLASVQEQRRARRWGIFFKFLTFIYLFGAILLFSPLLDMEKAATSGASGYTAVIDVRGVIADKEAASADNIVGSLRSAFEDTKVKGVILRINSPGGSPVQSGYVYDEIRRLRGEHPDIKVYAVIADLGASGAYYIASAADEIYADKSSLVGSIGVTAAGYGFVGTMEKLGVERRAYTSGEHKAFLDPFQPQRADETEFWKGVLATTHRQFIDSVKAGRGDRLKDKEHPELFSGLIWSGEQALQLGLVDALGSSSMVARDVIGAKDMVDFTVKESPLDRFSKKLGASVADQIAMWMGFQGPSLR from the coding sequence ATGTCTGACCAATGGAAAGCGCCGCGCAGCGAAGAAGACAGCGCCCCGATCGGCGACGAGAAAAGCTGGCGATTGCTGGAAAAGACTCTGCTGGCCAGTGTTCAGGAGCAGCGCCGCGCACGCCGGTGGGGCATATTCTTCAAGTTCTTGACCTTTATTTACCTGTTCGGCGCGATCTTGCTGTTTTCGCCGTTGCTGGATATGGAAAAGGCTGCCACCAGTGGTGCATCCGGGTACACCGCCGTGATCGACGTACGCGGCGTGATTGCCGACAAGGAGGCGGCGAGCGCAGACAACATCGTCGGCAGCCTGCGCAGCGCCTTTGAGGACACCAAAGTAAAAGGCGTGATCCTGCGCATCAACAGTCCTGGCGGCAGCCCGGTGCAGTCCGGCTATGTGTACGACGAGATCCGTCGCCTGCGCGGTGAGCACCCGGACATCAAGGTCTATGCAGTGATCGCCGACCTGGGCGCCTCCGGTGCCTATTACATTGCCAGCGCGGCTGATGAGATCTATGCGGACAAATCCAGCCTGGTCGGTTCCATCGGTGTGACCGCGGCCGGCTACGGCTTCGTCGGCACCATGGAAAAGCTGGGCGTGGAGCGACGCGCCTATACCTCGGGTGAGCACAAGGCCTTCCTGGATCCGTTCCAACCGCAGCGCGCCGATGAGACCGAGTTCTGGAAGGGCGTTCTGGCCACGACCCATCGACAGTTCATCGACAGCGTGAAGGCCGGGCGTGGCGATCGACTCAAGGACAAGGAGCATCCGGAGCTGTTTTCCGGGCTGATCTGGTCGGGCGAGCAGGCGCTGCAACTGGGCCTGGTCGATGCCTTGGGCAGTAGTAGCATGGTTGCCCGTGACGTGATCGGCGCCAAGGATATGGTCGACTTCACCGTGAAGGAGTCGCCACTGGACCGTTTCTCGAAAAAGCTGGGTGCCAGCGTTGCCGATCAGATCGCCATGTGGATGGGGTTCCAGGGGCCGAGTCTGCGCTGA
- the mprF gene encoding bifunctional lysylphosphatidylglycerol flippase/synthetase MprF: protein MRSDLPDSTAMELPPAAAAGPIKPERARWLDLLSRYRQPVGLAVTLLLFAIALLACRHLLSELDIYALHDSVLATPPAALGGALLAMVCGFIILLGYEWSASRYANVTLPARTLALGGFTSFAIGNAIGLSMLSGGSVRYRLYSRLGVGAGEVARMTLFASLSLGCALPPLAAVATLSSLPAASLALGLSQGLLGTIAAIVLLLTALLVLGVYRRRLAEQPLADNLLVRAGHRTLRLPSARLTLLQLVITALDVVAAATVLYLLLPEAPPFGAFVLIYLLALAAGVLSHVPGGVGVFEAILLAAFADTLGAAPLAAALLLYRLIYVVLPMLVACVLLLANEARRLFFAQQAIRVASGLAAPILAVLVFLSGVVLLFSGATPEIDTRLQDLGFLIPHRLIDASHLGASLVGVLCLLLAQGLRRRLSAAWVLTMVLLLVGAVLSLLKGFDWEEASLLCMTALLLAVFKRSFYRPSRLLELPLSPLYLIASVCVVGASIWLLFFAYQDVPYSTKLWWQFALDADAPRGLRSALGSAVLLIVVALTWLLRTARPVIHLPTPEEMQRAATILKASHQPDGGLALTGDKALLFHPKDEAFLMYARRGRSLVALYDPIGPTQPRAEMIWQFRDLCDFHHARPVFYQVRAENLPFYMDIGLTAIKLGEEARVDLYAFDLEAKGKEMKDLRYTWNRGTRDGLSLEIYEPGQAPLEELKVISDAWLTGKNVREKGFSLGRFSPEYLNHFRIAIVHFEGKPVAFANLLETDSRELASLDLMRAHPQAPKLTMEFMMVGLIQHYKKHGYGRFSLGMVPLSGLQPRRGAPLTQRLGSMVFNRGEQLYNFQGLRRFKDKFQPTWEPRYMAVPAGLDPLVALADTAALIAGGLTGLVKR, encoded by the coding sequence ATGCGCTCTGACTTGCCCGACTCAACCGCTATGGAACTCCCACCTGCCGCTGCCGCCGGCCCGATCAAGCCCGAGCGCGCGCGCTGGCTGGATCTGCTGAGCCGCTACCGGCAGCCGGTGGGGCTGGCCGTTACCCTGTTGCTGTTTGCCATCGCCCTGCTCGCCTGTCGGCACCTGCTCAGCGAACTGGACATCTACGCGCTGCACGACTCGGTACTGGCCACGCCGCCTGCCGCACTGGGCGGAGCCTTGCTGGCCATGGTCTGCGGCTTCATCATTCTGCTGGGCTATGAATGGTCCGCCAGCCGCTATGCGAATGTGACCCTCCCGGCACGTACCTTGGCCCTGGGGGGCTTTACCTCGTTCGCCATCGGCAACGCCATCGGCTTGTCGATGCTGTCCGGCGGTTCGGTTCGTTACCGGTTGTACTCGCGACTGGGCGTAGGCGCGGGCGAAGTCGCGCGCATGACCTTGTTCGCCAGCCTTTCGCTGGGCTGTGCATTGCCGCCGCTTGCCGCCGTGGCCACCCTGAGCAGCCTGCCTGCCGCCTCGCTGGCCCTGGGGCTTTCGCAAGGGCTGCTGGGAACCATCGCCGCGATCGTGCTGCTACTGACTGCCCTGCTGGTGCTGGGCGTCTATCGACGTCGTCTTGCCGAGCAGCCGCTGGCCGATAACCTGCTGGTCCGCGCCGGACATCGCACCCTGCGCTTACCGAGTGCGCGCCTGACCCTGCTGCAACTGGTCATCACCGCACTGGACGTGGTGGCAGCCGCCACCGTGCTCTATCTGTTGCTGCCCGAGGCTCCGCCGTTCGGTGCCTTCGTGCTGATCTACCTGCTGGCCCTCGCTGCCGGGGTGCTCAGCCACGTACCTGGGGGCGTCGGGGTCTTCGAGGCGATTCTGCTCGCAGCGTTCGCCGACACCCTGGGCGCCGCGCCCCTGGCAGCGGCGCTGCTGCTGTATCGCCTGATCTATGTCGTGCTGCCGATGCTGGTGGCGTGCGTGCTGCTGCTGGCCAACGAAGCGCGCCGTTTGTTCTTCGCCCAGCAGGCCATTCGCGTGGCCTCCGGGCTCGCCGCTCCGATCCTGGCGGTGCTGGTGTTCCTGTCCGGGGTCGTGCTGCTGTTCTCCGGTGCGACCCCAGAGATCGATACGCGCCTGCAGGACCTGGGCTTTCTGATCCCCCACCGCCTGATCGATGCTTCGCACCTGGGTGCCAGTCTGGTGGGCGTGCTGTGCCTGCTGCTGGCACAGGGGTTGCGCCGTCGCCTGTCGGCCGCGTGGGTATTGACCATGGTGCTGCTGCTGGTGGGTGCCGTGCTGTCGCTGCTCAAGGGCTTCGACTGGGAAGAGGCCTCGCTGCTGTGCATGACTGCACTGCTGCTCGCCGTCTTCAAGCGCTCCTTCTACCGGCCCAGCCGCCTGCTGGAGCTGCCGCTCTCCCCGCTGTACCTGATCGCCAGCGTGTGCGTGGTGGGTGCGTCGATCTGGTTGCTGTTCTTCGCCTACCAGGACGTGCCCTACAGCACCAAGCTGTGGTGGCAGTTTGCGTTGGATGCCGATGCACCTCGCGGCCTGCGTTCGGCCCTGGGCAGCGCAGTGTTGTTGATCGTGGTTGCGCTGACCTGGCTGCTGCGCACCGCGCGCCCGGTGATCCATCTGCCCACACCCGAGGAAATGCAGCGCGCCGCGACCATTCTCAAGGCGTCGCACCAGCCCGATGGTGGCCTGGCCCTGACCGGCGACAAGGCACTGCTGTTCCACCCCAAGGATGAAGCCTTTCTGATGTATGCCCGCCGCGGGCGCAGCCTGGTGGCGCTGTACGACCCCATAGGCCCGACCCAGCCGCGCGCCGAAATGATCTGGCAGTTCCGCGACCTGTGCGACTTTCACCACGCGCGCCCGGTGTTCTATCAGGTCCGGGCCGAGAACCTGCCGTTCTACATGGACATCGGCCTGACCGCGATCAAGCTGGGCGAAGAGGCCCGGGTCGACTTGTACGCTTTCGATCTGGAAGCCAAGGGCAAGGAGATGAAGGACCTGCGCTACACCTGGAACCGCGGCACCCGCGACGGTCTGTCACTGGAGATCTACGAACCCGGACAGGCGCCGCTGGAAGAGCTCAAGGTCATTTCCGATGCGTGGCTCACGGGCAAGAACGTACGGGAAAAGGGTTTTTCCCTGGGCCGCTTCAGTCCTGAATACCTGAACCATTTCCGCATCGCGATCGTCCATTTCGAAGGTAAGCCCGTGGCGTTCGCCAACCTGCTGGAAACCGACAGCAGGGAACTGGCCAGCCTGGACCTGATGCGTGCGCATCCCCAGGCGCCCAAGCTGACCATGGAGTTCATGATGGTAGGCTTGATCCAGCACTACAAGAAACACGGCTACGGGCGCTTCAGTCTGGGCATGGTGCCGCTGTCCGGTCTGCAACCGCGACGCGGTGCCCCCCTGACCCAGCGCCTGGGCTCGATGGTGTTCAATCGTGGCGAGCAGTTGTACAACTTCCAAGGCCTGCGCCGGTTCAAGGACAAGTTCCAGCCTACCTGGGAGCCTCGCTACATGGCCGTGCCGGCGGGCCTTGATCCGCTGGTGGCACTGGCCGATACCGCCGCCCTCATTGCAGGTGGCCTGACAGGATTGGTGAAACGCTGA
- the rne gene encoding ribonuclease E yields the protein MKRMLINATQPEELRVALVDGQRLYDLDIESGAREQKKANIYKGRITRIEPSLEAAFVDFGSERHGFLPLKEISREYFKKNPEGRVNIKEVLSEGQEVIVQVEKEERGNKGAALTTFISLAGRYLVLMPNNPRAGGISRRIEGEERNELREALNGLVAPADMGLIVRTAGLGRSSEEMQWDLDYLLQLWTAIKEASLDRSAPFLIYQESNVIIRAIRDYLRQDIGEVLIDSVEAQDEALTFIRQVMPQYASKIKLYEDSVPLFNRFQIESQIETAFQRVVELPSGGSIVIDPTEALVSIDINSARATKGSDIEETALQTNLEAAEEIARQLRLRDIGGLIVIDFIDMTPAKNQRAVEDKVRESLEADRARVQVGRISRFGLLEMSRQRLRPSLGESSGIVCPRCSGTGIIRDVESLSLAILRLIEEEALKDRTAEVRAQVPIPVAAFLLNEKRNSITKIELRTRARIVILPNDHLETPHFEVQRLRDDSPEAQNSQSSYEIAAAEVEEVQPVAATRTLVRQEAAVKTAPTRTAAPVAAEEAAPVAAAAPAPAPQIAEPSLFKGLVKSLVSLFATKETPAAPVVVEKPATTTPERPAREERRNGRQQSRNRSSNRRDEERKPREDRAPREDRAAREDAPAAREERPARAPREERQPRAPREDRRPRNGGDDAPRVRELREPLDAPTAREERPAREERAPREERVTREERAPREERAPREERPAREERAPREERPAREERQPRVAREERAAHPEQASETDADTAEDVLNNGELLQDDNQEGNDGDRPRRRSRGQRRRSNRRERQRDANGDVIEGSEEPNESTTQGESNGAALAASVAVTAAVAENAISASAEAQAHEQAEQANRSVQPAAAQEVDAEGESLAAPEIVATAPTAEAAVETPVATPVQADSPAEVERPATVSAPDTWAAPANESAAPVVEQQPVVEAAKPAKTHEPVQQDVAEPVEVTPPFDTTPAPISQPGADVEVDAPVVVDPAQVNEPAFQPRAVPAVEEVPSLPAEPAEPALHQISEPAAVEPSPVEPVAVEPAAVEPVTVEPVIAPVAEPAPASEPVVVAQPEPPKEAEPAPGRPSNGRAPNDPREVRRRKREAEEAAKLAALKPETEVSSAADSAQGTQDEPKPLV from the coding sequence ATGAAAAGAATGCTGATTAACGCAACTCAACCCGAAGAGTTGCGTGTTGCCCTGGTAGACGGCCAGCGCCTCTACGACCTGGACATCGAGTCCGGCGCCCGCGAGCAGAAGAAGGCCAACATCTATAAAGGCCGCATCACTCGCATCGAACCCAGCCTTGAGGCCGCCTTCGTCGACTTCGGCTCGGAACGCCACGGCTTCCTGCCCCTCAAGGAAATCTCCCGCGAATACTTCAAGAAAAACCCTGAAGGCCGCGTCAACATCAAGGAAGTCCTGAGCGAAGGCCAGGAAGTCATCGTCCAGGTCGAGAAGGAAGAGCGCGGCAACAAGGGCGCAGCCCTGACCACGTTCATCAGCCTGGCCGGTCGCTATCTGGTGCTGATGCCCAACAACCCACGAGCCGGCGGCATCTCCCGTCGCATCGAAGGCGAAGAGCGCAACGAGCTGCGCGAAGCACTCAATGGCCTGGTGGCTCCGGCCGACATGGGCCTGATCGTCCGCACTGCCGGCCTGGGCCGCAGCAGCGAAGAGATGCAGTGGGACCTGGACTACCTGCTGCAACTGTGGACCGCGATCAAGGAAGCCTCCCTGGACCGCTCCGCGCCATTCCTGATCTATCAGGAAAGCAACGTCATCATCCGCGCCATCCGCGACTACCTGCGCCAGGACATCGGCGAAGTGCTGATCGACAGCGTCGAAGCCCAGGACGAAGCCCTGACCTTCATCCGCCAGGTGATGCCGCAGTACGCCAGCAAGATCAAGCTGTACGAAGACAGCGTCCCCCTGTTCAACCGCTTCCAGATCGAAAGCCAGATCGAAACCGCTTTCCAGCGCGTGGTCGAACTGCCTTCCGGTGGCTCGATCGTCATCGACCCGACCGAAGCACTGGTGTCCATCGACATCAACTCGGCGCGCGCCACCAAGGGCAGCGACATCGAAGAAACCGCCCTGCAGACCAACCTCGAAGCCGCCGAAGAGATCGCTCGTCAGCTGCGCTTGCGCGACATCGGCGGCCTGATCGTCATCGACTTCATCGACATGACTCCGGCCAAGAACCAGCGCGCCGTGGAAGACAAGGTCCGTGAATCGCTGGAAGCCGACCGCGCTCGTGTCCAGGTGGGTCGTATCTCCCGTTTCGGCCTGCTGGAAATGTCCCGTCAGCGCCTGCGCCCTTCGCTGGGCGAAAGCAGCGGCATCGTCTGCCCTCGTTGCAGCGGCACCGGGATCATCCGTGACGTCGAATCGCTGTCGCTGGCCATCCTGCGCCTGATCGAAGAAGAAGCCCTGAAGGACCGCACTGCCGAAGTCCGCGCCCAGGTGCCGATTCCAGTCGCTGCCTTCCTGCTCAACGAAAAACGCAACTCGATCACCAAGATTGAACTGCGTACCCGCGCCCGTATCGTGATCCTGCCGAACGATCACCTGGAAACGCCGCACTTCGAAGTGCAGCGCCTGCGCGACGACAGCCCGGAAGCGCAGAACAGCCAATCCAGCTACGAAATCGCCGCCGCCGAAGTGGAAGAAGTACAACCAGTGGCCGCCACCCGCACCCTGGTTCGCCAGGAAGCGGCGGTGAAAACCGCGCCGACCCGCACTGCCGCTCCGGTTGCCGCCGAAGAAGCAGCGCCCGTGGCCGCAGCTGCGCCCGCACCGGCTCCACAGATCGCCGAGCCAAGCCTGTTCAAGGGTCTGGTCAAGTCCCTGGTCAGCCTGTTCGCCACCAAGGAAACGCCTGCCGCTCCGGTGGTCGTCGAGAAGCCTGCCACCACCACCCCCGAGCGCCCAGCACGCGAAGAGCGTCGCAACGGTCGTCAGCAGAGCCGCAACCGCAGCAGCAATCGCCGCGACGAAGAACGCAAGCCGCGCGAAGACCGCGCACCGCGTGAAGACCGCGCCGCCCGCGAAGATGCACCCGCCGCACGCGAAGAACGCCCTGCCCGCGCGCCGCGCGAGGAACGCCAGCCGCGCGCTCCGCGTGAAGACCGCCGCCCACGCAACGGTGGCGACGACGCACCACGGGTACGTGAACTGCGTGAGCCTCTGGACGCACCGACCGCTCGCGAAGAACGCCCCGCCCGCGAGGAGCGTGCTCCACGTGAAGAGCGCGTGACCCGCGAAGAGCGCGCTCCTCGTGAGGAACGTGCACCGCGTGAAGAGCGCCCAGCCCGTGAAGAACGCGCACCACGCGAGGAACGTCCGGCCCGTGAAGAACGTCAGCCTCGCGTTGCCCGCGAAGAACGCGCAGCGCATCCGGAACAGGCATCCGAAACCGACGCCGACACTGCCGAAGACGTGCTGAACAACGGAGAGCTGCTGCAGGACGACAACCAGGAAGGCAACGACGGCGATCGTCCGCGTCGCCGCTCCCGTGGTCAGCGTCGCCGCAGCAACCGTCGCGAACGTCAACGCGATGCCAACGGTGACGTGATCGAAGGCTCGGAAGAGCCCAACGAGTCGACTACCCAAGGCGAGTCCAACGGTGCAGCCTTGGCCGCCAGCGTTGCCGTCACAGCCGCAGTCGCGGAAAACGCCATCAGCGCTTCTGCCGAAGCCCAGGCCCACGAACAGGCCGAACAGGCCAATCGCAGCGTGCAACCTGCCGCTGCCCAGGAAGTCGACGCTGAAGGCGAAAGCCTGGCTGCGCCGGAAATCGTCGCCACTGCGCCGACTGCCGAAGCCGCCGTCGAGACGCCGGTTGCTACCCCTGTCCAGGCGGACAGCCCTGCCGAAGTCGAACGCCCTGCAACGGTCTCGGCACCGGACACCTGGGCGGCGCCTGCCAACGAAAGCGCTGCACCTGTGGTCGAGCAACAGCCCGTCGTCGAAGCAGCCAAGCCTGCCAAGACTCACGAGCCAGTGCAGCAGGACGTCGCCGAGCCGGTGGAAGTAACGCCTCCGTTCGACACCACCCCTGCGCCGATCAGCCAGCCCGGCGCCGACGTCGAAGTGGACGCACCGGTGGTCGTCGATCCAGCACAGGTCAACGAGCCTGCGTTCCAGCCGCGCGCCGTGCCAGCCGTCGAAGAAGTGCCTTCGTTGCCTGCCGAGCCTGCCGAGCCTGCCCTGCACCAGATCAGCGAACCTGCTGCTGTGGAGCCGTCGCCTGTCGAGCCAGTCGCGGTCGAACCTGCCGCCGTCGAGCCTGTGACGGTAGAACCGGTCATCGCGCCGGTTGCCGAACCTGCTCCTGCGAGCGAGCCTGTGGTGGTTGCACAACCCGAGCCGCCCAAGGAAGCCGAACCGGCACCGGGGCGGCCGAGCAACGGCCGTGCGCCCAACGATCCTCGCGAAGTGCGTCGTCGCAAGCGCGAAGCCGAGGAAGCAGCGAAGCTCGCCGCGCTCAAGCCTGAAACCGAAGTATCGAGCGCTGCTGACAGCGCGCAAGGTACTCAGGACGAGCCCAAGCCGCTGGTGTAA
- the rluC gene encoding 23S rRNA pseudouridine(955/2504/2580) synthase RluC: MTTTTPPTSGVQLIEVAPELAGQRIDNFLITALKGVPKTLIYRILRKGEVRVNKGRIKPEYKLQAGDIVRVPPVRLPERDAPVPVAQGLLQRLEDAIVYEDKALIVLNKPAGIAVHGGSGLSFGVIEAFRQLRPDAKELELVHRLDRDTSGLLMIAKKRSMLRHLHAALRGDGVDKRYMALVRGHWATAKKQVNAPLLKSNLRSGERMVEINEEGKEALTLFKVLRRFGDFATIVEARPITGRTHQIRVHALHAGHEIAGDTKYGDENFSKEVRDLGGKRLFLHAYALTVPLPDGGELKVEAPVDEVWAKTVERLSAS; the protein is encoded by the coding sequence ATGACGACTACTACTCCCCCAACCTCCGGCGTTCAGCTGATCGAGGTTGCGCCGGAACTTGCCGGCCAACGCATAGACAACTTCCTCATCACGGCGCTCAAGGGCGTGCCCAAAACCTTGATCTATCGCATCCTGCGCAAGGGCGAAGTGCGAGTGAACAAAGGGCGCATCAAGCCCGAATACAAACTGCAGGCTGGCGACATCGTGCGCGTGCCGCCGGTGCGCCTGCCCGAGCGCGACGCGCCGGTGCCGGTGGCGCAAGGGCTGCTGCAGCGCCTCGAGGACGCCATCGTCTACGAAGACAAGGCGCTGATCGTGCTGAACAAGCCGGCAGGCATTGCCGTGCACGGCGGCAGTGGCCTGAGCTTCGGTGTGATCGAAGCCTTTCGCCAGTTGCGTCCCGATGCCAAGGAGCTCGAGCTCGTGCATCGCCTGGACCGGGACACCTCCGGCCTGTTGATGATCGCCAAGAAGCGCAGCATGCTGCGCCACCTGCACGCGGCGCTGCGTGGCGACGGTGTCGACAAACGCTACATGGCCCTGGTGCGTGGCCATTGGGCAACTGCCAAGAAACAGGTCAATGCGCCTTTGCTCAAGAGTAACCTGCGCTCCGGCGAGCGCATGGTCGAGATCAACGAAGAAGGCAAGGAAGCGCTGACCCTGTTCAAGGTGCTGCGTCGCTTCGGCGACTTCGCGACCATCGTCGAAGCACGCCCCATCACCGGGCGCACCCATCAGATCCGTGTGCATGCCCTGCACGCCGGGCATGAGATCGCTGGCGATACCAAGTACGGCGACGAGAACTTCTCCAAGGAGGTTCGCGACCTGGGTGGCAAGCGGCTGTTCCTGCATGCCTACGCGCTGACCGTGCCGCTACCCGATGGCGGCGAGCTGAAGGTCGAGGCACCAGTCGACGAGGTCTGGGCCAAGACCGTGGAGCGACTGAGTGCAAGCTGA
- a CDS encoding Maf family protein, with the protein MPALLLASSSPYRRELLSRLRLPFTCASPDIDESHLPDEPACALVKRLAEQKARALSAAHPGHLIIGSDQVAVLEERILGKPLDFERAREQLVAASGASVTFLTGLALLNVDSGECQVDVVPFTVNMRRLSTAAIERYLLAEKPYDCAGSFKAEGLGVSLFQSTEGPDATSLVGLPLIRLVDMLLKEGLQIP; encoded by the coding sequence ATGCCCGCCCTGCTACTTGCTTCCAGCTCGCCCTACCGTCGCGAACTGCTGTCGCGGCTGCGTCTGCCGTTCACCTGCGCCTCGCCCGATATCGATGAAAGCCACCTGCCAGACGAGCCGGCGTGCGCCCTGGTCAAACGCCTGGCCGAACAGAAGGCGCGGGCACTGTCGGCCGCCCACCCCGGGCATCTGATCATTGGTTCGGATCAGGTCGCGGTGCTGGAAGAGAGAATTCTGGGCAAGCCGCTGGATTTCGAACGTGCGCGCGAACAGTTGGTCGCCGCCAGCGGTGCATCCGTCACGTTTCTCACCGGTCTTGCGCTATTGAATGTGGACAGCGGCGAGTGCCAGGTCGATGTGGTGCCGTTCACGGTGAACATGCGCCGGCTCTCGACCGCAGCCATCGAGCGCTATCTGCTGGCGGAAAAGCCCTATGACTGCGCCGGCAGCTTCAAGGCCGAAGGGCTGGGCGTGAGCCTGTTCCAGAGCACCGAAGGCCCGGACGCCACCAGCTTGGTCGGCCTGCCGCTGATTCGCCTGGTGGACATGCTGCTCAAAGAAGGTCTGCAAATCCCTTGA
- a CDS encoding YceD family protein: protein MLNDPIPPHVDPRKLADRGVTLEGSLQLADLERLCDPLSDNVGTVQAKFIFERDERKAVVIHSCLDVEVKMVCQRCLELVTLPIHSECSYAVVKEGANTQSLPKGYDVLELGEDPLDLQALVEEELLLALPIVPAHHPEECQQPAGADDPDPSEDEVTRSNPFSVLAQLKRDPNV from the coding sequence ATGTTGAATGACCCGATTCCACCTCACGTTGACCCGCGCAAATTGGCAGATCGTGGCGTAACCCTCGAAGGTTCGCTGCAGTTGGCCGATTTGGAGAGACTCTGCGACCCGCTTTCCGACAACGTCGGTACGGTGCAGGCCAAATTCATCTTCGAACGAGACGAACGCAAGGCCGTGGTCATCCACAGCTGCCTGGACGTCGAAGTCAAGATGGTTTGCCAGCGTTGTCTTGAGCTGGTAACCCTGCCGATCCACAGCGAATGCAGTTACGCCGTGGTGAAGGAGGGTGCGAACACCCAGTCGTTACCGAAAGGTTATGACGTGCTGGAACTGGGCGAAGATCCATTGGATCTGCAGGCGCTGGTCGAGGAGGAGCTGTTGCTCGCCTTGCCTATCGTGCCTGCTCATCATCCGGAAGAATGCCAGCAGCCGGCGGGAGCAGATGATCCCGATCCGAGCGAGGACGAGGTAACGCGGTCCAACCCGTTCAGTGTATTGGCGCAG